One window from the genome of Lutra lutra chromosome X, mLutLut1.2, whole genome shotgun sequence encodes:
- the LOC125092225 gene encoding ferritin heavy chain-like: MATPQLSQVRQNYHPDCEAAVNSQISLELYASYVYLSMAFYFDRDDVALKHFARFFLRQSREETQRAEKLMELQNQRGGHIRLRDIKKPDRDDWEGGLKAMECALHLEKSVNQSLLDLHQLATDKNDAQLCDFLESHYLHEQVEAIKELGGYVTDLRKMGAPEDGLAEYLFDKLTLGDSDKKN, encoded by the coding sequence ATGGCCACCCCGCAGCTCTCCCAAGTGCGCCAGAACTACCACCCCGACTGCGAGGCCGCCGTCAACAGCCAGATCAGCCTGGAGCTCTACGCCTCCTACGTGTACCTGTCCATGGCCTTCTACTTCGACCGCGACGACGTGGCCTTGAAGCACTTCGCCCGCTTCTTCCTGCGCCAGTCCCGCGAGGAGACCCAGCGTGCCGAGAAGCTCATGGAGCTGCAGAACCAGCGCGGGGGCCACATCCGCCTCCGTGACATCAAGAAGCCGGACCGCGACGACTGGGAGGGCGGCCTGAAGGCCATGGAGTGCGCCCTGCACCTGGAGAAGAGCGTGAACCAGAGCCTGCTCGACCTGCACCAGCTGGCCACCGACAAGAACGACGCCCAGCTCTGCGACTTCCTGGAGAGCCACTACCTGCACGAACAAGTCGAGGCCATCAAAGAGTTGGGGGGCTATGTCACCGACCTGCGCAAGATGGGGGCTCCGGAAGACGGCCTGGCAGAGTACCTGTTTGACAAGCTCACCCTGGGTGACAGCGACAAAAAGAACTGA